TATGGGGCTGGTGCTGCTGTGGTCATTGGGGTTAACGTGGTGGCTAGACAATCCCCCATCCTCGCTCCCGCCCTCCATCCCCCATACATTTCATGCAGAAGCCAGGCTGGCCAACTGCAACCACCTATAGGTTTAGGTGAAAATTGTATAGGACAATACCGTCAACATACTGCAGAGGGTATTCTGGGAAATAAACCTAAATGCAGAGAACAGAACTGCTGCTGCTTGTTTGATAAGTTATGTTCTCTAAACCTTTATTTAGACAGGCTGGGTTATAGTTATGCCTCCTATATGGAACACTTAGATCGAAACAAACACGTGACATGGTTAATATACAACATAGCCATCCCTTAAACTAAAAGACCAGCAGAGGAACATTGTTTTAGTCTCATGTCACGGTCATCCTTTCCTGATCCATTTATACAGCAGGATATGTCTCTGGTTCTGTCCTAATTTACTGACCAGAATAGGTTGAGCCCGACAGACCACCGGACAATGACCACTCTGGCAGAGAGAATGGGGAGAGGGGGTCATAATCAGGCATAATCAATAGAGGGCATAGCTGTAGGAAAAGAGTGTTATTGACAGTTGGGCAGAAACGATGTAAGAGAATAGTGTGGTGATAGAGGATAGGAATCCAGTGTTTATAAAACACGATCATAAACTAGCTGGTTTGTTTAGAAAGGAGTGTAGAAGGGTGTTAGTGTATAGTGACTGGTTCACAGGATTTCACTCTAGTTCCATGGACTGGACATACATACTTAATGCGTAAATGTGTGAGGCGTggtttgaataattattttcaagAACATTGAAACCATACATTACCATTGGTCCACGGAGACCAAATTACACACTTGTTTTCTCTATGACCCCATTAGCCGCTTTCTGGTTTGTCGAGGGAACCCCAAACAGGATCGGACTTCAGGGCTGTCAAAGTTACGGACCCACGGTCACCTGCTGAAATGTCCTCTGATAACCTAACGTGGGTGCTTTCGGGGGATTTTTTAAGTTACATTGCTGGATATCCCTATTGAATCATGCATCACTTATGTTTGAGAGTGTGCATTAGACTATGATCTGCTGTACCTTGACTGAGTGTGTTGCAGAAATCAATAGCTCTCTGAGTGTGAATGTCTCCTGATTAGAATGAATGATTCTGTCCTTTGGATGAGATAGCGATCAGAAACTGAAGCTAAAGCAGCTTCAGCGTCAAGACAACCGCAGGATTAATAAGCCATGAACTGACAGATGTGGGAAGATGTGATAAGAGAAGAGAGATGAAGTGTATTGcagttaaaaacagacatgggaGGTTAATCAGAGGAAATAAAGTTAACAGAATCATTACGCTCATAAGGAAGAAAAGGTTCCCATTCGATCGGCCTGAGGCACCACAAAAATATAGTTTCTGTAACCCCAGGAATAATATGCGACAAAAACACTGACTGACACTAAGGGCTGGTTTGGTagacacagattaaacctaCTCTAGGACAAAAAAAGTCACACTCAATGAAAAACTCCACTGACCTTGACCTTTCTACaataggcttaatctgtgtgcATCACATTGGCCCTAACAGTTTGGGAAGTCCCACTAAGTGTCATCAATCCATTTCAGTGTCACAATAGCCGGAGAAAAAACAATCTTGACCgaaggaatacattttttacagctGGAGACAAACTGTGCCTCTTTCCATTTCAATGTAATATCTTGGTATTGTATTCCCAGAACAGGGCCTCTGCATCATTCCATATACTAAATTATAGGTAGACATTCTGCTAAGGCTAAATAACCACAATTTCCAGATAAAATTTAAATAGTACTTTAATTTCACAATCACACATATGAGAAATGTAGACCATTTATACAGGAGATGTAGCCTATTGCATTGTTGACAAGTAGCTGACCATGGCATCAAATATGTTTTAGAGCATTAGTTCTCAAAACACTAAAGACCCCAGCTGCTCCATGACTTTGATCTGTTCTAGAGTGCAAGCCTAATTAAACTTGTCACCCAATCAAAAACAGAAGTGTGGCCGAGTCAGAATGGTTATACTGGTGTGGGGGGCTGCATGGGCAGACAAGCAATTGCACAGCGATTTCAAAGTTCTATCTTGGTTTTCTGTAATGCCTGTGAGTGGGTGACTTCATCTGTGCTGCTTCAATTAAGTTTTAGACTACACTGGGGTTTACATATTCCAAACAGTACATTTCTTATGAAATCATGCCGTTATTTAGCATTATGATGCATGAGAAGGTTCAGAAGATTATTTTAAATTGCAGGAATGCAAGCAGGAGTGGGCTGAGAATTCACGCACACTTGTGGTTCAGAGCTGAGATCTCGCACACACCGAGTTCAGAACTGAACTACGAAATGTTTGTAGGTCCCAGAGGAAAGAATTGATGACCAGTGGTATAGAGCACACATTGATGATAAAGGAGACCATTTGTCATCTTCATGTGTGGCAATATTCCACAGCCCTGGGAGCTAGAAGTCTTCACACCGTGCAGAAAGTCTGCCGTTTCATTATGTGTCCTCCAAAAACAACCAAACCCCACACAGTCGacaaatcatcatcatccagtTACTGTCCAATGGTCCACCCAGACACATTAGGCCTTTGCCTGATGTTGTGGctgctcctctttctcctcctgctcctctgtttctgaccattCTCCCTTCTGTGGTTCAGGTTCAACTAAGTTCTGTGGTTGAGCTACAATGCCGGTCTTTATTTTAATCGTTTCTACAAATACTCCATGGCCAATCCTGACCTTTTCGACAAGATCTAAACTGCCTGTCTTAATCTGTTCCACAAtgcctcctccctccttcacaGATGCTGGTGCCTTGTTCACTTCCTCGTCTGTCTTCAGGGGCATCCAGGACTCCTTGTGAAGCCGTTCattctcctccaccttctgtacACCCGGGGGTACTGTGGCTGCCATGGCAGGCGGGAGGTGCTTGAATTCTTCCTCGTTCACGTCATAGTCCTTCATTTTATGGTCCAGTATCCACCATCGTCCCACGAAGCCCACGTCCAGTACCCGCATGTGGAGCTCCCTCCAGGGGACTGAGAGGTTGGAACACTGGGCTTCGTAGAGGCTGGCGTCCGGGTCGTAATCAGTGAAGTAGGTGAGTGAGACCATACCCAGGCTGAGGTGACGTAACCTGCCCTCATTACGAAGCTTGACCAGCTTCTGCACGTGCCCGTCCGACGTGCCGCTGCGTATCCACGGCGTCAGGAGCCCAAGCTGGTTGGCCCTGTCCATAACGGTGGTCTCAAAAGAGGTGTCGTCGGGATTGGTGTAGATGCAGACACCAGCTCCACCCAGGAGGCTTAGGTAGACTGAGGCTTTGACTGGCCGCTCC
This is a stretch of genomic DNA from Esox lucius isolate fEsoLuc1 chromosome 11, fEsoLuc1.pri, whole genome shotgun sequence. It encodes these proteins:
- the timm29 gene encoding mitochondrial import inner membrane translocase subunit Tim29 — its product is MANMASSWVLRRWCSTVAAEVTAPVKGTRWERFKQSKLGQWLIGMSRDYKEACREIAVGAWERPVKASVYLSLLGGAGVCIYTNPDDTSFETTVMDRANQLGLLTPWIRSGTSDGHVQKLVKLRNEGRLRHLSLGMVSLTYFTDYDPDASLYEAQCSNLSVPWRELHMRVLDVGFVGRWWILDHKMKDYDVNEEEFKHLPPAMAATVPPGVQKVEENERLHKESWMPLKTDEEVNKAPASVKEGGGIVEQIKTGSLDLVEKVRIGHGVFVETIKIKTGIVAQPQNLVEPEPQKGEWSETEEQEEKEEQPQHQAKA